The nucleotide window ATGGGCTGGTCATTGACCATATCGCTCCTGAAGCACAGGTTGGCGGTCCGATTGCACTAATCAAAGATGGGGACATGATTACGGTTGATAGTGAACAAAGGCTGATCTCAGTTGCCTTGAATGAGGAAGAACTGGCTGCCCGGAGGAAAAACTGGACTCCGCCGCCCCTTCCGAAGAGAGGGGCACTGTCTAAATACGCCAGACTTGTTTCTTGTTCCTCCAAAGGTGCCGTAACGGATCATTTTGAAGGTAAGACACTTCAGGAGCCTGTACATTCCTAGTATGTGACGTTCTTTTATTGCGTTTGATATAAATAATATAGTATGCTAACACTGCAAACTATCGTTTGGGAGGGATTATTTATGTCAATGGCATATGAAGAATATATGAGACAAATGGTCAAGCCGATGCGTGAGGAATTGACACGTGCGGATTTCAAAGAACTGCTTACAGCGGATGAAGTAGAAGAATTTATGGAAAATGCTGAGGGAACAACCCTTGTAGTAGTGAACTCTGTTTGTGGCTGTGCGGCAGGCCTGGCTCGTCCATCAGCAACTCAATCAATCTTGCGAAGTGAGAAGAAACCGGATCATCTTGTGACTGTTTTTGCAGGACAGGATAAAGAAGCAACGGCAAAAATGCGAGAGTACTTCACAGATCTTGAACCATCTTCACCGTCAATGGCACTGCTGAAAGGCAAAGAAGTTGTTCACTTCATTCCGCGCCATGATATCGAAGGCCAGCCGATGGAAGCAATCATGGATAACTTAACATCTGCCTTCGATGCTCATTGCTAAGCTTAGTTGATTTCAGGATATCTCCATTTAGAATGAACAGATAATCGCCGATGTTATAATTTGTTAAAAGGATGTCTAAGGACGTCCTTTTTCTTTGTTAACCAGGAAGTTATAATAATTAAAAATTAGTATCAGGAAGTGTTGTGTGTGTTTGTGACAACTGCCGGCAGGACAAATGAGGGAATGACAGCTAATGCCAGAGCAATTGCCTGCGAGCTTGAAGTAGATTTTGTATCCAGGAACAAAAGGTCAGTATCAGCACTTCAGAATATCGTGAAGGACGACTGCCTCGTAGTGGGCAAAGAGAGACTCGAGCTTTTCCCATTAGGAGCTTCAGAGCCTTTCTTTTTCCACCCGAATTCCGCTATGTTCCGAGTAAAACGATTGATGAAAGGGGAAAGTGATCCTCTCCTAGATGCAGGAAAACTGCAGGAAGGCAAAAACTTTCTTGACTGTTCACTCGGTCTTGGTTCAGATAGTATCGTAGCTAGCTTTATTGTTGGTGAATCAGGTTCTGTCACAGGGATAGAAGCAAGACAGGAGCTCGCATATTTAGTCAAAACTGGGCTTAAATCATGGGATTCAGGATATGAAGCGCTCAATAATGCTATGGGTAAAATAAAAGTAATTAACGGGTATTCTTTAGAGTTCCTTAAGGCTCAGGAAGACAAGAGTTTTGATTGTGTTTATTTTGATCCAATGTTCGATGAATCGATTCTGGAGTCGGATGGAATCAGGAGCCTCAGCCACTTCGCTGTATATGACGGACTAACAGAGGAAGTCATTCAGCAGGCAATTCGTGTAGCCAGGGAAAGGGTAGTCCTGAAAGACCATTTCAAAAGCAAGCGCTTCGAAGAGTTTGGATTCAATGTTTACAGAAGAAAATCCTCTAAATTTCATTTTGGAACCATAGAAAAAGAATGAGGCAAAACCCCATTCTTTTTCTATGTAATAGAATATAGGAATAACAGAACATGAAGGAGAATAGATCACTCATCACTTCCCTCATCAACAAGGGCTTAATCCGCTATTGCCAAAAAGACAAAATAAGCAAGCAAAGAAAGGCTGACTGCAACAGCGACCCACTCCATACTTATGACCTCCCTTTTTAACTTCAATTGAAGCCTCTAATATTTCCTTATTACCATTTTTTAAAAATCTGAAACCCTTTGCCCAATTTTACGTATAAACAAGTTATAATAATACTAAGCCTATTTTTTATTATCACCAATTCAGGTTATTACTACACACATGGATATTTAACTTAAACAGATTAATATTTTTATAGATAATTGTTCCTATTTACATAAGGATGTGATCCACATGCCCGCATGGCTGCGCAAATCGCTTGTTGTCGTGATCTCAATGGTTACATTTGGGATGGTGTCTCCTGCTCAGGTTAATGGGTTTCTGACAACTACAACAGAAAGATCTGAAAAATCGACCGCTGCTGAAACAAGTTTCGTTGATACGCTCGAGCTCCCCTTAGATGAGGAAGCGGAGAGGGAATTGTTCATACACCGGACAATGATGGAAGCAGAACAACAGTCCTTCCAGAAATTCGGTGCGAAAATTGGTCCAGTGATTGAGGATGAATTCAGGCAAACTATACTGCCAAACATCGAAAAGGCGATCGAAATGGTAGCATTCCAGTATCCCGGAGAAAAGCTCAATTCTCTCCGTATTACAGAAATACCTGGTGGCGGAGCGTCTGAAAAAATATTTCATATAATCGGGGATAATGGCAAGGATATTATCCGGTTTCACGTCAGAAGAGACCAGCCGCCTAAGGATGGTTTCTGGTTTAATTTCCATTATCACACTTATCATGATAACTTTCAGACCCATTACGAGCTTGGTAGAATTTTCTGGGCGAAAAATACTCCGCCCAAATGGAAAAGTTGAGGATTACCTCCAGAAAAAATGCTGGGTTGAATAATGAAACAAGTATAAATCTCATTTATTTTGGTTGATTTAGGACTTAAATTGAGGAAAACGAAATAAGTTTTTATAGAAGCCCGGCTGATGCTGGGTTTTTCTATACAATTCCTAAGAACCAAAAAATGGGAGGAACATCTAGAATGGCAGACATATTTCAAGGATTTGTTGATACTTATGTCCAGTTTTTCAATTGGGATATGTGGGTTGAGGTTTTAACTGATCCTGTCAGCTGGGGGCTAATCGGGACACTCGTCATCCTCGAAGGGCTTTTATCTGCTGATAACGCCCTGGTGCTGGCTGTGATGGTCAAACACTTGCCGGATAAACAGAGGAAAAGAGCTTTGTTTTATGGATTATTGGGCGCATATGCCTTCAGGTTTATCGCAATTGGTATAGGTGTATATTTGATCGAATTCTGGTGGGTGAAAGTACTGGGCGCAGGCTATCTTGCCTGGCTGGCAATTAAATATTTTATTGAAAAGAAAAAAGAGAAGAGTCAGGATGACCAGGAAGTTGCAGGAATCAATCAGAATGGACTGCTGATCCGGTTGTTTGGTACATTTTGGGGTACGGTTGCCGCAGTAGAATTAATGGATATTGCGTTCTCAGTAGACAGTGTACTGGCTGCTTTGGGGATCAGCGAAGAAGTGTGGGTCCTGCTTCTTGGAGGTATGCTCGGTGTCTTGATGATGCGAGGAGTTGCGGGTGTATTCCTTAGATTGATTGAAAAGATACCTGAACTGGAGACGACTGCGTATATTCTGATTTTTATCATATCCGCAAAAATGTTGGCTGGCGTTTTTGGCATCCATATAGAGCATGCCCATTTCTTTATTCTGTTGCTGATTACGTTTACAGCAACATTTGTTATCCATTACATGAACAACAAAAAAGCTGAAGCAAGCGAACAGCAAAAGAATGTCCAATAAAGGAACACAGGAACGGATACAGGTCTGTTCCTTTTTTAATTTTCCTAATTTGAATCCTACTTTTCGTGAAAATCAATGTTTTCTCTAACTGTCCTTCTGACAAATAAGAATATGCAGGCAAATGATACATATATGAGTAAAAAAGTACCTGTGAAGTGGAGGATAGGAGAGGTTGCTGGGAGGATTAAGACAGTGAAAATAAGTGAATAGAATAATAGATCAACTAAAACAAGATGACCGGAGCACATTGCCTGGATGACCTTCCGTAACTCCAACCGCAAATCCTTAATAGGCTCTCTTTTAAAAATAAATCGCATGTGAATTCACCTTCCAGGTTTAAGTATTCATCTATATGCATGGACAGGGATAAAGGTGAAATTCAGTATTTATGAACTTTCTTGAAACTTTTGATCAGGTAGTCCGTACTGCTATTACAAGCCCAATAGGTGTTTTAACATCTATGTTATGATAATTAGTATAATCAGCCAATTTAAATCATTAATTTAAGATTATCGTCCTCGGCGGGAAGTGATTCTATGTATTCGTCAATGAAAAAATTAATACTACATCCATTGCCTGTTACAATTTACAACTGGCTCGAGCTGTTAACTACTCCGGCAAGCGAGAGACCATTTTACAAAAAAGATGGTGCTAACATACATATAGGCCAAGTCAAAGCTAGTTTTATAGGCATTCCGCATGATGAAGTTGAGTATTATCATCAATTGCAAGCCTATGTTCACTCCAATGGACTAATCTTGTTGAGCGATCTGTTGTTGAATAAATCAAATGATCATTTAAAATCTATCCAGAAAATTACCGAAATTAGTAATAAGAAGCATGTGTCAGTATACCAATTTGTGGAACTCCTGGATCAAGAAAATTTACTGCCCATTTCAGAAAATCTCTTGATTAAGAAACAGATAAGAGTAGCGGCAGTTAAAATGATCCAAATGTATTTAAGAAATGAAAAAGGTGGGTTGGGGAGCAAAGAGTTCGGCACTGTTCTTAACGATGTCCTAGTATGGATCACCCACCATCTGAGCTGCCATTTGACAAAAGCAGATCCTGAAGGGGGAATGCCTGCTTTTCTATGGTATGGAAACTACAGGGTAAGCCATCAGTATCTTCTATACTATCTGATTGAATTTGGAGGAGATCTGGTTACTTTCACACCGGCGGGAAATGACGTATTAGCCTTAGATCCGCTAGGTAGGATGGGAGAATTTGTCCATACTTTTCCGGAGACTGGTGTTCCAATGCCATTGCCTGTTGAAAAAAGTTTGCAGACTACTACTGTGGCATACAGGGCATCTAAGGAAATTGAAAAAATCCTAAACTATGAGGGAACGGTTTTTTATAAACCATGGCAGTTGAGAGATTACGTACCTAATGCCATTACCTTGAAGACAACGTATGACGAATTGTTTATAGTTGCCAGGGAAAAGTCGATGATCAGACCCTGTTTTGAAGTCGAGAACAGAACGGTAAAGATTCCTGCCATTTTTGCAAAAATTAATGGCGTCACAAGTAATCGCCGTGAATATTGGAACCGCCTCCATCGATTAATTTTGCAGGAAAATACGTATCTAGTTAAAAGTTTGCCATTTTCTCCTGGTACGAACAATGACTTCCGATTTCATTATCGTAAGTCATTGGACTATGACGGGCTGCTCAATATTGAAAAGATGGAAGGTGCCCATTATTGGAAGTACAATCACCTGCCTTCTGGACTGCAGAAAGGTCTTGCTTCAGCAATCAGAAATACTTGTGCCGTACCGAAGCTGAAGCCTCTAAACAGTGAGAAAGAGGAGGATGTAAAGGTATATTTGTTCAACCAGGCGATGCAGATTCCAGAATTCATTTTGAAAATGCTCCAGAAATTCGATTACTCCCAGAACGTGCCAAAGTTGATTGTTTTTGATAATCAACTCAATGGATCGCTGACAAGACCAGATGCTGCGCTTCTGCTGTTATTAAACCAACTAGGTGTTGATTTGGTCATTTATAACCCGGCTGGTCACAGTGACATAGAAAAATACATCGAAAATGGCGCATTCGTTTCCCACTGGCTCGAGGATGTTGTATTTGAACAAGAGCTAAAGGAACCTTCCGCATTTAAGAAAGTTATTTTTCAAGGTATCCTAAAAATCCTAAGGAGAGATTAAGTTGATGAATCCTATCAATGGTCAAAATGCCAGCTCCCCAATTGATAATCTTAAGGAACGGTTGAGTAGAGAGCCAGCTTCTGATATAAAGCTGGCGTTGCGGAATGAGCCTGAGGTGCAGAATCTGGCACGGAGCATTGATGAACACGATATCATTAAAATCCTCGAATACGGCAAGGAGCCCGCTGTTGAAATCTCCAGCTTCTCTGATCAAATCCTTGGCGTAATGCGGACGAACAATGTGGAGGACTCAGGGCAGTTACTAATGCAGCTTGGGAAGATCATGGATCGGTTTGACAAAAAGGATTTCGACAAAGCCTCAGGTGGTCTGTTCAGTAAGCTATTCAAGAGAAGTGAAAAGATGCTAGATAGACTTTATAGCAAATACCAGTCTATGGGGAAGGACATCGAAAAGGTATATGTGGAAATCTCTAAATACCAGAGTGAAATGACAGAAACGACAACCAGGCTTGAACGCATGTATGAACAGAACCACCAATATTACCTGACACTAGAAAAATATGTAGTGGCTGGTGAGCTTAAGCTGAATGAACTGAAAACAACAAAGCTTCCACCACTTGAACAAGAGGCTTTGAATGGAGATACAATGTCATCAATGGAACTAGATTCACTCAGGAATGCAATCGAGCTTCTTGAACAAAGAATTTATGACCTTGGATTGGCAAAGCTGGTCGCACTGCAGACCGCACCTCAAATAAAGCTGCTTCAGCGAGGAAATGCCAAGCTGATTGGCAAAATAAACTCGGCATTTGTCACGACCATTCCAATTTTTAAAAGCGGCTTAATACAGGCTGTTACAGCAAAGAGACAAAAACTGGTGGCTGAATCACTGAAGGAGCTCGATCGACGCACCAATGAAATGATGAGTAAAAATGCCAAGGACATTGCTGCTCGGAGTGTGGATATTGCCCGACTATCAGGTGCACCAGGATTAAAGATTGAGACGATTGAAGAATGCTTTCATATAATCCTTAAGGGGATAAAAGAAACAAAAGCCATTGAGGAAGAAAACAATCGGCTGCGTGAAGAAGGAAGGCAACGATTGCAAGAGCTGCAAAAAAAATATAAAAATAGTAAGCTGCAATAGCTGTTAAAACCAGACTGACTCATCCGAATATAGAATTGGATGAGTTTTTTTTTATCGAAAAATAATGGAGGATTCGTAAGCATTTCCTGAAATTCTCAGCCTGCAGGCAAGCAACCATATGTTATAATTTAATAGAATAATATAAATATGTTTTCCTCGATAATTACACTCCATCATCCCTTATTGCATCTTCGAAAAAACACTTCAGGAAAGGGGATAATAAATGCGAAGGATTTTTCAAATATTCGTTGTTATCATACTTTCCTTATCACTACTTGGCAGTTCCAATGCCAATATGGATGGCATTTTTTTATATGAGTATCCTAAACAATCTCTGCTATATGAATCGCTTCAGCCAGATACCGTCCATCTTGCCGGTAAGTTGATTGTTCTGCCAGAAAAGGACTTTGATCAAGGGGAAGCAGCCCGGATTATCAATAGGCTTATGCTCCTGCCGGAAAGTATGATCATTAAAGCGGTAGACAGCAATATTAAAGTAAAGTTATTTGAAGGGAGATTGACCGATAATCCAAGTGCAAGCCACTTGAAGGGGATTGTTCCGCGGGGTTATACCTCTGATAAAACTTGGGATCAGGTTCCGGGTATTGGAGGTTCAAGGACCGTACTTGTTAAGATTGGCAGCAGTGAGAAAGGGAAGGGACATGGATCGGTAAACCTCGAATTGCATGAGCTGGCACACTCTCTTGACCGCCATGTTTATGAAGGAATCA belongs to Mesobacillus subterraneus and includes:
- a CDS encoding BrxA/BrxB family bacilliredoxin, which produces MSMAYEEYMRQMVKPMREELTRADFKELLTADEVEEFMENAEGTTLVVVNSVCGCAAGLARPSATQSILRSEKKPDHLVTVFAGQDKEATAKMREYFTDLEPSSPSMALLKGKEVVHFIPRHDIEGQPMEAIMDNLTSAFDAHC
- a CDS encoding class I SAM-dependent methyltransferase, translating into MFVTTAGRTNEGMTANARAIACELEVDFVSRNKRSVSALQNIVKDDCLVVGKERLELFPLGASEPFFFHPNSAMFRVKRLMKGESDPLLDAGKLQEGKNFLDCSLGLGSDSIVASFIVGESGSVTGIEARQELAYLVKTGLKSWDSGYEALNNAMGKIKVINGYSLEFLKAQEDKSFDCVYFDPMFDESILESDGIRSLSHFAVYDGLTEEVIQQAIRVARERVVLKDHFKSKRFEEFGFNVYRRKSSKFHFGTIEKE
- a CDS encoding YpjP family protein, whose protein sequence is MPAWLRKSLVVVISMVTFGMVSPAQVNGFLTTTTERSEKSTAAETSFVDTLELPLDEEAERELFIHRTMMEAEQQSFQKFGAKIGPVIEDEFRQTILPNIEKAIEMVAFQYPGEKLNSLRITEIPGGGASEKIFHIIGDNGKDIIRFHVRRDQPPKDGFWFNFHYHTYHDNFQTHYELGRIFWAKNTPPKWKS
- a CDS encoding TerC family protein — its product is MADIFQGFVDTYVQFFNWDMWVEVLTDPVSWGLIGTLVILEGLLSADNALVLAVMVKHLPDKQRKRALFYGLLGAYAFRFIAIGIGVYLIEFWWVKVLGAGYLAWLAIKYFIEKKKEKSQDDQEVAGINQNGLLIRLFGTFWGTVAAVELMDIAFSVDSVLAALGISEEVWVLLLGGMLGVLMMRGVAGVFLRLIEKIPELETTAYILIFIISAKMLAGVFGIHIEHAHFFILLLITFTATFVIHYMNNKKAEASEQQKNVQ
- a CDS encoding YceG family protein, with translation MYSSMKKLILHPLPVTIYNWLELLTTPASERPFYKKDGANIHIGQVKASFIGIPHDEVEYYHQLQAYVHSNGLILLSDLLLNKSNDHLKSIQKITEISNKKHVSVYQFVELLDQENLLPISENLLIKKQIRVAAVKMIQMYLRNEKGGLGSKEFGTVLNDVLVWITHHLSCHLTKADPEGGMPAFLWYGNYRVSHQYLLYYLIEFGGDLVTFTPAGNDVLALDPLGRMGEFVHTFPETGVPMPLPVEKSLQTTTVAYRASKEIEKILNYEGTVFYKPWQLRDYVPNAITLKTTYDELFIVAREKSMIRPCFEVENRTVKIPAIFAKINGVTSNRREYWNRLHRLILQENTYLVKSLPFSPGTNNDFRFHYRKSLDYDGLLNIEKMEGAHYWKYNHLPSGLQKGLASAIRNTCAVPKLKPLNSEKEEDVKVYLFNQAMQIPEFILKMLQKFDYSQNVPKLIVFDNQLNGSLTRPDAALLLLLNQLGVDLVIYNPAGHSDIEKYIENGAFVSHWLEDVVFEQELKEPSAFKKVIFQGILKILRRD
- a CDS encoding toxic anion resistance protein — encoded protein: MNGQNASSPIDNLKERLSREPASDIKLALRNEPEVQNLARSIDEHDIIKILEYGKEPAVEISSFSDQILGVMRTNNVEDSGQLLMQLGKIMDRFDKKDFDKASGGLFSKLFKRSEKMLDRLYSKYQSMGKDIEKVYVEISKYQSEMTETTTRLERMYEQNHQYYLTLEKYVVAGELKLNELKTTKLPPLEQEALNGDTMSSMELDSLRNAIELLEQRIYDLGLAKLVALQTAPQIKLLQRGNAKLIGKINSAFVTTIPIFKSGLIQAVTAKRQKLVAESLKELDRRTNEMMSKNAKDIAARSVDIARLSGAPGLKIETIEECFHIILKGIKETKAIEEENNRLREEGRQRLQELQKKYKNSKLQ
- a CDS encoding anthrax toxin lethal factor-related metalloendopeptidase, with product MRRIFQIFVVIILSLSLLGSSNANMDGIFLYEYPKQSLLYESLQPDTVHLAGKLIVLPEKDFDQGEAARIINRLMLLPESMIIKAVDSNIKVKLFEGRLTDNPSASHLKGIVPRGYTSDKTWDQVPGIGGSRTVLVKIGSSEKGKGHGSVNLELHELAHSLDRHVYEGIRNEERFLKIWKHESRLLFPGRAYFLDYPEEFFAECFAMFYIGGLQGQAA